From Anaerohalosphaera lusitana, one genomic window encodes:
- a CDS encoding LamG-like jellyroll fold domain-containing protein, whose translation MSIISKRIVLCWLCMSVLLVANSVLAQAPETFTQNVTHDGQTITLQMVKDSVRGPDFEVLVQNAQGNYNSWQPGEVRTYIGTVYQRPDAYAAGILLDNGTFKARVNFDRGKSWWTLGNSVYDTHGTQSTTYNIPTMPTVSPGKAGSSTYSFGVGFDSDYQYYARRGSVADCLEMMEFTAINVKAQYLQNVMLMPELGRVIIRPYSSQCPYEGVGGNLLGEFRTHWNTYHPVSVAPRDVAALVSPTIGGGVAWVGVIGSGFAYSSNGIRSDGSFDGVWRHELGHNWGTSDYHAGSPEGPTMMCGNKYARFNGPAVKSIFDHRDSRIDRFTNLGTYSKVNLPPYAAMDFLEGIHAGQSVTIDVMANDHDVNGQDLTFYDFETSSSQGGTITLSAGTGPNGRDELIYTAPIGLFNAKDYFHYTIRDSAGARSTGVIILSLSRNLTIIGQPVDEYVIPDEQASFAVDAVNPFTGDDTGLSFQWKYSADGSTYSNVAGGTGSTLTIAAPQSSDQGFYYCDVTIDSNGEMVSSETAQLVVKQTLAHWTMDQDDFVNGKYVDIAGSYDAGTSSVPTFVTGAGPDEPAFGAAVINPDSDAVAGTWNPLESTGQMTISAWVKWNGTIGEYGNDILSKGDSWGPDTMMWAFKIRGVSSGKAGIWFYSQQDTGIRSAGQVPEQIWTHISLVYDSGQARLYVNGKLITTHDNFTLGTGTASTLKIGGGGAFPGAMDEVTIHNYAMSDEDAATLYYETSQEAVCLNPPSIDLNDDCRVNLSDLLIMAESWADCGLVPECRP comes from the coding sequence ATGAGTATTATTAGTAAAAGAATAGTTTTGTGCTGGCTTTGTATGTCGGTTTTATTAGTTGCTAATTCTGTTTTGGCCCAGGCTCCTGAGACTTTTACTCAGAACGTGACTCATGACGGCCAGACAATTACCTTGCAAATGGTTAAAGATTCTGTTCGAGGACCAGATTTCGAAGTCTTGGTCCAAAATGCCCAAGGCAATTATAATTCGTGGCAGCCTGGCGAAGTACGAACTTATATAGGTACTGTTTATCAAAGACCTGATGCCTATGCTGCTGGTATCTTGCTTGATAACGGGACATTCAAGGCAAGGGTGAACTTTGATCGCGGCAAAAGCTGGTGGACCCTGGGCAATTCTGTATACGATACCCACGGGACTCAATCAACTACTTATAATATCCCAACGATGCCCACTGTGTCGCCTGGCAAGGCAGGTTCCAGTACGTACAGCTTTGGGGTGGGGTTTGATTCGGACTACCAATATTATGCTCGTCGGGGCAGTGTCGCAGACTGTCTCGAAATGATGGAATTCACTGCGATAAATGTTAAAGCTCAGTATTTGCAAAATGTAATGTTGATGCCTGAACTGGGCCGAGTAATTATCAGGCCTTACTCGTCGCAATGCCCCTATGAGGGCGTTGGCGGCAATTTGCTTGGCGAATTCAGAACCCACTGGAATACGTATCATCCTGTTTCTGTGGCACCACGCGATGTAGCGGCACTGGTGAGCCCGACAATTGGCGGCGGTGTCGCCTGGGTTGGTGTTATCGGTTCCGGTTTTGCGTATTCTTCCAACGGCATCCGCTCAGATGGATCTTTTGATGGTGTTTGGCGGCACGAGTTGGGCCATAACTGGGGTACCTCTGATTATCATGCCGGCAGCCCGGAAGGCCCAACAATGATGTGCGGTAATAAATATGCCCGTTTCAATGGTCCGGCAGTAAAGTCCATCTTTGATCATCGCGATTCAAGAATTGACCGCTTTACTAATCTCGGCACGTACAGCAAAGTTAATTTGCCTCCTTATGCTGCAATGGATTTTCTGGAAGGTATACATGCCGGCCAAAGTGTGACTATTGATGTGATGGCTAATGATCATGATGTAAACGGCCAGGATTTGACCTTTTATGATTTCGAAACCTCTTCCTCTCAGGGTGGGACCATAACCCTCTCGGCCGGCACAGGTCCAAATGGCAGAGACGAACTGATTTATACTGCACCAATTGGACTTTTTAATGCCAAAGATTATTTCCATTATACCATTAGGGACAGTGCAGGGGCTCGTTCTACGGGTGTTATTATACTGTCACTTTCAAGAAATTTAACAATAATCGGTCAGCCCGTTGATGAATATGTAATTCCTGACGAACAAGCATCATTTGCAGTTGATGCGGTAAATCCCTTTACAGGTGATGATACCGGTTTGTCATTTCAGTGGAAGTATTCAGCAGATGGCAGTACTTATTCAAATGTAGCAGGCGGTACTGGTTCAACGCTCACCATTGCTGCCCCACAAAGTTCTGACCAGGGTTTTTATTATTGCGATGTGACCATAGATAGTAACGGCGAGATGGTTTCAAGTGAAACTGCCCAGTTAGTCGTGAAGCAGACTTTGGCTCACTGGACAATGGATCAGGATGATTTTGTTAATGGCAAGTATGTTGATATTGCCGGCTCCTATGATGCCGGTACGAGTTCAGTACCGACTTTTGTAACCGGTGCCGGTCCAGATGAACCTGCATTCGGCGCAGCAGTCATTAATCCTGACAGCGATGCTGTAGCCGGCACCTGGAACCCACTTGAGTCTACAGGCCAGATGACCATCAGTGCCTGGGTTAAATGGAATGGAACCATTGGCGAGTACGGCAATGATATTCTGTCCAAGGGTGATAGTTGGGGCCCAGACACAATGATGTGGGCGTTTAAAATACGTGGAGTTTCTAGTGGCAAAGCCGGAATTTGGTTTTATAGTCAACAGGACACCGGTATAAGGAGTGCCGGACAAGTTCCAGAGCAAATATGGACACATATCTCTCTGGTATACGATTCCGGGCAGGCACGACTTTACGTCAACGGCAAGTTAATTACAACGCATGACAACTTTACATTGGGAACCGGCACCGCATCTACGTTGAAAATAGGCGGCGGTGGCGCATTCCCAGGTGCTATGGATGAAGTCACAATACATAACTATGCCATGTCAGATGAAGATGCAGCAACGCTTTATTATGAAACTTCTCAGGAAGCTGTTTGCTTAAACCCACCATCGATAGATTTGAATGATGATTGTCGAGTGAATTTAAGTGATCTTCTAATTATGGCGGAGTCTTGGGCGGATTGCGGTCTGGTGCCGGAATGCCGGCCCTAA
- a CDS encoding type II secretion system protein — MKNKKAFTLIELLVVISIIALLLAIMMPSLSMVKRKAGTAVCLANTKNLSLAWYMYQEDNAGALIGGRSSKQTPWIKDPIDESGNALPVSRLWAESPPVTDDDEIRGIKAGYLYSYLEADGVYNCPSDNIRRGFDGTRVYVSYSIPRCLNGDFPKERKKFSQITRPSIRYNFVENADERNWNMGGSFPLGAPEYTGNDEWAWWGPLAVNHGDSSVLGFCDGHAEVHKWKDEFTKSRVDKLNDTDSNNYGIERPPEGQTEDIDYMARGWATR; from the coding sequence ATGAAGAACAAAAAGGCGTTTACACTAATTGAATTGCTAGTGGTAATATCAATCATAGCCCTTCTGTTGGCTATTATGATGCCTTCGTTGTCCATGGTTAAGCGAAAGGCTGGAACTGCGGTATGCCTGGCTAACACAAAGAATCTCTCACTCGCCTGGTATATGTATCAGGAGGATAACGCAGGTGCCCTCATTGGCGGTCGGTCGAGCAAACAGACACCCTGGATTAAAGACCCGATTGACGAGTCCGGCAACGCTTTGCCAGTTTCTCGTCTTTGGGCCGAATCTCCGCCTGTAACGGATGACGACGAGATTCGCGGCATAAAAGCTGGCTATTTATATAGTTATTTGGAAGCAGACGGTGTCTATAATTGTCCTTCGGATAATATCCGAAGAGGTTTCGATGGAACAAGGGTTTATGTTAGTTATTCGATTCCCCGTTGTCTTAACGGCGATTTTCCGAAAGAGCGGAAGAAGTTCTCACAAATAACCAGACCCTCAATTCGGTATAATTTTGTTGAAAATGCCGACGAGCGAAACTGGAATATGGGTGGCAGTTTCCCCCTTGGAGCCCCGGAGTACACCGGAAATGACGAGTGGGCCTGGTGGGGACCTTTGGCGGTGAATCATGGCGACAGCAGTGTCCTGGGCTTTTGTGACGGGCATGCGGAAGTTCACAAGTGGAAAGACGAATTTACAAAATCGCGAGTGGATAAACTCAACGATACAGATTCCAATAATTACGGTATAGAAAGACCCCCTGAGGGCCAGACTGAGGATATTGATTACATGGCAAGAGGTTGGGCAACTCGCTAG
- a CDS encoding ammonia-forming cytochrome c nitrite reductase subunit c552 gives MCCKTVSIAGLVLFSVVIVGISQFRSLASNPQQTSKEYVGSSQCRSCHEKFYQLWAPSYHGQAMRPYTKTFAQENLVDHEESIEVGSNNYRAVIDGEPGHVLEVGPQGEKKYPILHAMGGKDVFYFLTELERGFLQVLPVAFDVQDQQWFDTAASAVRHFSSGDEDEPLDWKNRAYTFNTSCYGCHVSQLVKNYDPQTDTYNTQWQEPGINCETCHGPAAEHIRVCEQAGQGDAPEDLKLVTVTQSRGYSAHQVNASCSTCHAKAGPITAEFMPGDAFFKHYDLTTLEHPDYYPDGRDLGENYTYTSWLMNSCVESSDLDCMYCHTSSGRYRFEGSQANDACIECHEEKADIAKHSRHATETGVTECVQCHMPKTEFGRMARSDHSFRPPMPSATLRYKSPNACNICHTDKDASWADDKVRRWHDDDYQEATLQVADLVAQARQDEWENLPQMLDYIQQKDRNVVFANSLIRLMRQKSDPTIGSDLCHIIVHDKSPLIRASAADALGGYLDNESISLLAEATTDEYLLVRIRAAAALSPVPVDQIPPAYKAAFQKATDEYLKAMMARPDNAFSHYNLGNFFMDKNKPGKAINRFEFAMKLDHDLILPYVNASIAYNTLGQNDNAIETLKKAIEIDPENVAAHLNLALLYGETGNYSLAEQHFRRTYELDADSAAAAYNLSVLLAEKQPLEAIDWARKAVESAPDNTRYVFALAYFLQQNHKTEEAIVLLEPYANAQIADPNIYMLLASIYEGRGDLQAAIRTYKAASENEQLPQQIRTRFRMHVQRLNGW, from the coding sequence GTGTGTTGTAAAACTGTTTCTATTGCCGGCCTTGTTCTGTTTTCTGTTGTAATTGTCGGAATCAGTCAGTTCCGTTCACTGGCAAGTAATCCTCAGCAGACATCTAAAGAATACGTGGGATCCTCACAATGCCGGTCCTGCCACGAGAAGTTCTACCAACTGTGGGCGCCTTCGTATCATGGTCAGGCGATGAGGCCTTACACCAAAACGTTTGCTCAAGAAAATCTGGTTGATCATGAAGAAAGCATTGAGGTTGGTTCCAATAACTATCGTGCCGTAATAGATGGGGAGCCGGGACACGTACTGGAGGTCGGACCTCAGGGCGAAAAGAAATACCCCATCCTTCACGCGATGGGGGGCAAGGACGTCTTCTACTTTCTGACAGAACTTGAGCGGGGATTTCTACAGGTTCTTCCTGTAGCATTTGACGTGCAAGATCAGCAGTGGTTTGATACCGCCGCAAGCGCGGTTCGACATTTTTCCAGCGGAGATGAGGATGAACCGCTCGACTGGAAAAATCGTGCTTATACTTTCAATACTTCGTGTTACGGCTGTCACGTCAGTCAGTTGGTAAAGAATTACGATCCACAAACAGATACCTATAATACGCAATGGCAGGAACCGGGGATCAACTGTGAAACCTGCCACGGCCCGGCCGCCGAACATATAAGGGTATGCGAACAAGCCGGCCAGGGCGACGCCCCAGAGGATCTGAAACTGGTGACAGTCACACAGAGTCGCGGCTATTCGGCTCATCAGGTAAACGCATCTTGTTCAACCTGTCATGCGAAGGCCGGTCCAATAACCGCAGAGTTTATGCCAGGCGATGCCTTTTTCAAGCATTACGATCTAACGACGTTGGAGCACCCTGATTACTATCCGGACGGCCGTGATCTGGGTGAGAACTATACTTATACGAGTTGGCTCATGAACTCCTGCGTTGAAAGCAGCGATCTGGATTGCATGTACTGCCATACCTCCAGTGGTCGATACCGATTCGAGGGATCGCAGGCTAATGATGCCTGCATTGAGTGTCATGAAGAGAAGGCCGATATCGCAAAGCATTCTCGACACGCCACCGAAACAGGAGTGACAGAATGCGTTCAGTGCCACATGCCCAAAACCGAATTCGGCCGAATGGCGCGCAGCGACCACTCTTTCCGGCCGCCAATGCCTTCTGCAACGTTACGCTATAAATCGCCAAATGCTTGTAACATTTGCCACACAGATAAAGATGCTTCCTGGGCGGATGATAAGGTTCGCCGGTGGCACGATGACGATTATCAGGAAGCGACACTTCAGGTGGCCGATCTAGTGGCCCAGGCACGGCAAGATGAATGGGAAAATCTGCCGCAGATGCTGGATTACATCCAGCAGAAGGACCGCAATGTAGTTTTCGCAAATTCCCTGATCCGTTTGATGCGCCAAAAATCGGACCCAACCATTGGTTCTGATCTTTGTCATATAATTGTTCACGATAAATCTCCTCTGATCCGTGCAAGCGCAGCCGATGCACTGGGTGGGTACCTTGATAATGAGAGCATATCTTTACTGGCTGAGGCCACCACTGACGAATACCTGCTGGTGCGGATCAGGGCCGCTGCAGCGCTGTCACCGGTTCCGGTAGATCAGATCCCACCGGCTTACAAAGCTGCATTTCAAAAAGCCACTGATGAGTACCTCAAGGCAATGATGGCCCGCCCAGACAATGCATTTTCACATTACAATCTTGGCAATTTCTTCATGGATAAAAATAAACCAGGTAAAGCCATCAACCGTTTTGAATTTGCCATGAAGCTCGACCATGACCTCATTCTTCCGTATGTAAATGCTTCGATAGCGTACAACACCCTAGGCCAGAATGACAATGCCATCGAGACTCTCAAAAAGGCGATTGAGATTGATCCTGAAAACGTTGCCGCACATTTGAATCTTGCCTTGCTGTACGGAGAAACGGGCAATTACAGCCTTGCTGAGCAACATTTCCGCAGGACCTATGAACTCGATGCTGATTCTGCTGCTGCAGCATATAATCTTTCGGTTCTCCTGGCTGAAAAACAGCCGCTAGAGGCCATAGATTGGGCGCGTAAAGCGGTAGAGTCAGCACCAGATAATACGCGATATGTCTTTGCACTTGCTTACTTTTTGCAACAAAACCATAAGACAGAAGAGGCAATTGTCCTGCTGGAGCCTTACGCTAACGCACAAATAGCTGACCCCAATATTTATATGCTTCTTGCAAGCATTTACGAAGGACGTGGAGATTTACAAGCAGCAATTCGTACTTATAAAGCAGCTTCCGAGAACGAGCAACTGCCGCAGCAGATACGAACCAGATTCCGGATGCATGTGCAGCGGTTAAATGGCTGGTAA
- a CDS encoding alpha-L-rhamnosidase C-terminal domain-containing protein, giving the protein MKLNFFIVISLLALSGNYPIAFGIEGLTVEYLRQPGDEGVTVADLKPEYGWIVDEQTEFQKAYQIIVSSSRDACEKTEGNVWDSGRVLSSTSSNIEHGGNALEENAEYFWKARIWDKGNEAGPYSSIQNFRTGAPGNTISSANRWQIERIKPVRVVRTSPKSIFVDFGRAAFGTLEIDYITPAKDRLTIHLGEKAKGGSIDREPGGTIRYQKVELEVRPGQTSYKIELTPDKRNTGSRAIKLPESFDVVMPFRYVEIENIDSTLTSNNIRQKAYFYYFNDRQSEFSCSDERLENIWDMCKYSMKATSFCGLYIDGDRERIPYEADAYINQLGHYCVDNEYSIAKQTIEYFIDHPTWPTEWLLHTPMLVYQDYYYTGDTELIEAYYDKLKHKTLIALARKDGLISTHNEKAGSKGYLKKLGFASPPHRGIRDIVDWPRNERDGYNMVAVNTVVNCFFYRNMQIMAEFADLLGKIDDADYYREMAAKVKRSINTKMFDEKRGIYVDGLDTDHAALHANMMPLAFDIVPDEHIDTVVEFVKSRGMACSVYGAQYLLQGLYRAGQSQYALDLMRAAHQRSWWNMIKVGSTITLEAWDMKYKPNADWTHAWGAAPANIVARFMWGIQPSKPGFQAVRIKPQLADLKQSIITMPTIKGAIRCEFKGKNAQSGVYIIELPGNMTGEFVLPGDIAVQLNDQVMNNAADELKLMPGRNLIKFKRRLH; this is encoded by the coding sequence ATGAAATTAAACTTTTTTATAGTAATATCACTGCTGGCATTGTCTGGTAATTACCCAATAGCTTTTGGAATAGAAGGACTTACTGTCGAGTACCTCCGCCAACCAGGCGATGAAGGTGTGACCGTAGCCGACTTGAAACCGGAATACGGGTGGATAGTTGATGAGCAGACAGAGTTTCAGAAAGCTTACCAGATTATAGTTTCTTCCTCGAGAGACGCATGTGAGAAAACAGAAGGCAATGTATGGGACAGCGGCCGAGTCTTGAGCTCAACTTCCAGTAATATCGAGCACGGTGGGAACGCTCTGGAGGAAAATGCAGAGTATTTCTGGAAGGCTCGCATCTGGGACAAGGGAAACGAGGCTGGGCCGTATTCGTCGATTCAGAATTTTAGAACCGGTGCGCCTGGTAATACGATCTCCTCGGCCAATCGCTGGCAGATCGAGCGCATAAAGCCTGTGAGGGTCGTCAGAACATCCCCCAAGAGCATATTTGTTGATTTTGGAAGGGCGGCATTCGGTACGTTGGAAATTGATTATATAACGCCGGCCAAAGATAGGCTGACTATTCATCTCGGCGAGAAAGCCAAGGGCGGCAGTATAGATCGCGAACCAGGTGGGACCATTCGTTACCAGAAAGTTGAGCTGGAGGTTCGGCCCGGGCAGACTTCGTATAAAATTGAACTGACGCCTGATAAGAGGAATACTGGTTCGCGGGCTATCAAACTGCCCGAATCGTTCGACGTGGTCATGCCGTTTAGATATGTAGAAATTGAAAACATAGATAGTACGTTGACATCCAATAATATTCGTCAGAAGGCGTATTTTTACTATTTCAATGACCGGCAAAGTGAATTTAGCTGCAGTGATGAACGACTTGAGAATATCTGGGATATGTGTAAATATAGTATGAAAGCCACCAGCTTCTGCGGACTTTATATAGATGGTGATCGAGAACGTATACCCTATGAGGCGGACGCTTATATAAATCAGCTCGGACATTACTGCGTCGATAATGAATACTCGATCGCCAAACAGACGATCGAGTACTTTATTGACCACCCAACCTGGCCTACGGAATGGCTGCTGCATACGCCGATGCTTGTGTACCAGGATTATTATTATACAGGCGATACGGAGTTGATCGAAGCATACTACGATAAGCTAAAGCATAAGACGCTCATTGCGCTTGCAAGGAAAGACGGACTGATCTCTACCCATAATGAGAAGGCTGGCAGTAAAGGATACCTCAAGAAACTTGGTTTCGCCAGTCCGCCGCACAGAGGAATTCGTGACATTGTTGACTGGCCCAGGAATGAGCGTGACGGTTATAATATGGTCGCTGTCAATACCGTGGTCAATTGTTTCTTCTATCGCAACATGCAAATAATGGCCGAATTTGCGGACCTTCTTGGAAAGATCGATGATGCTGATTATTATAGGGAAATGGCGGCCAAAGTGAAGCGATCCATAAATACAAAGATGTTTGACGAAAAACGTGGGATCTATGTTGATGGCCTGGATACTGACCATGCGGCTCTGCACGCAAATATGATGCCGCTTGCTTTCGATATTGTTCCTGATGAGCACATTGACACAGTTGTTGAATTCGTAAAGTCTCGGGGCATGGCATGCAGTGTTTACGGTGCGCAATATCTGCTTCAGGGTCTCTACCGTGCGGGCCAAAGTCAGTATGCACTGGACCTTATGCGGGCTGCACATCAGCGTAGTTGGTGGAACATGATCAAGGTCGGGTCAACAATTACACTTGAAGCATGGGATATGAAGTATAAACCAAATGCTGACTGGACTCATGCTTGGGGAGCTGCTCCGGCAAACATCGTAGCGAGGTTTATGTGGGGTATTCAACCTTCGAAGCCCGGATTTCAAGCTGTTAGGATCAAGCCACAATTGGCTGATCTTAAGCAAAGTATAATAACGATGCCGACGATCAAGGGTGCTATTCGCTGTGAATTCAAAGGGAAGAATGCACAGTCGGGCGTTTATATCATCGAACTACCGGGTAATATGACGGGAGAGTTTGTGCTGCCGGGTGACATCGCCGTCCAACTCAATGACCAGGTTATGAACAACGCGGCAGATGAGTTGAAGCTGATGCCCGGCCGTAATTTGATAAAATTTAAAAGACGTTTACATTAA